From Erigeron canadensis isolate Cc75 chromosome 8, C_canadensis_v1, whole genome shotgun sequence, one genomic window encodes:
- the LOC122580582 gene encoding tetrahydrocannabinolic acid synthase-like, with amino-acid sequence MKNNFQLITSCVFLLVLSFSFTSSWGALSSILDVTPNGGDFVNCVQSTSNNFTAMSQLIFTSVNASFLPIWGARVNNLRFNTSSTPKPSIIVTPDNELQVRTTLLCSKRYGYELRVRCGGHDFEGLSSSADVPFVMLDLNRMRSVDVDVENATAWVQGGAVLGELYYAISNKTDSLYFPAGVCATVGVGGFLSGGGYGNLIRKYGTGGDNVVDVRFMNVNGVIQNRKTMGEDLFWAIRGAGASSFGIVLAWKLRLVPVPELVTVFLVNKTLEEGATEIVNKFQYVIPSGDRDLSIRVSMSSVFIGNTTSKTIRVMFEGIYQGRIDALLPLLNETLPELNVTREVCQEVRMVQTSLVFGGLPADTPIEVLRSRNPSISLNTKSKLDYIRSPIPIQGLRKIWTKMFENDGSEILIMHPFGGRNDEISETAIPFPHRAGVLYQFHQMVNFFDQESDSTPVSLKRIQWIRSFNDLIAPYMSRNPREAYSNYNDLDLGFEAGSYEQASVWGERYWKRRNFKKLISIKAVVDPENFFKHPQSIPVFPTYLADM; translated from the coding sequence ATGAAGAACAACTTTCAGCTAATTACCTCTTGTGTGTTCCTCTTGGTTCTAAGTTTTTCTTTCACTTCTTCATGGGGAGCATTATCCTCCATTCTTGATGTCACACCTAATGGTGGCGATTTCGTTAACTGTGTTCAATCAACCTCTAATAATTTTACTGCCATGTCCCAACTCATTTTTACTTCCGTCAACGCTTCTTTCCTGCCCATTTGGGGAGCTAGAGTCAACAATCTTAGATTCAACACCTCTTCCACTCCTAAACCTTCAATCATCGTAACCCCTGACAACGAACTCCAGGTCCGTACGACTCTTCTATGCAGCAAGAGGTACGGATACGAGCTGAGGGTCAGGTGTGGTGGTCATGACTTTGAGGGCCTTTCGTCCAGTGCTGATGTTCCATTTGTCATGCTTGACCTCAACAGAATGAGATCCGTAGATGTTGACGTTGAAAACGCCACCGCATGGGTCCAAGGTGGGGCCGTGCTTGGTGAACTCTACTACGCTATTAGTAACAAGACCGATAGCTTGTATTTCCCGGCTGGTGTTTGCGCTACGGTGGGTGTTGGTGGGTTCTTAAGCGGAGGTGGCTATGGAAACCTTATTAGGAAATATGGTACCGGTGGTGATAACGTTGTTGATGTTCGGTTCATGAACGTCAACGGGGTTATTCAAAATAGGAAGACGATGGGCGAAGATTTGTTTTGGGCGATTCGTGGTGCTGGTGCTTCTAGTTTTGGAATTGTTCTTGCATGGAAACTAAGGCTGGTTCCGGTGCCAGAGTTGGTAACTGTTTTCTTAGTGAACAAAACTTTAGAAGAAGGCGCCACGGAAATTGTAAACAAATTCCAATATGTCATACCAAGTGGTGATCGTGATTTAAGCATAAGAGTTTCGATGTCCAGTGTCTTTATTGGCAACACTACCTCAAAGACCATAAGAGTTATGTTTGAAGGGATTTATCAAGGAAGAATCGATGCGTTGCTTCCATTGCTGAACGAAACGCTCCCCGAGCTTAACGTCACAAGGGAGGTTTGCCAAGAAGTGAGAATGGTCCAGACATCCCTAGTATTTGGAGGCTTACCGGCCGACACCCCAATCGAGGTTCTTCGGTCCCGAAACCCCAGCATTAGCTTGAACACTAAAAGCAAGCTAGACTATATACGATCACCGATTCCTATACAAGGGCTTAGAAAGATATGGACAAAGATGTTTGAAAACGACGGATCAGAGATTCTGATTATGCACCCTTTTGGAGGAAGGAATGATGAGATTTCAGAGACCGCCATTCCATTCCCTCATAGAGCTGGAGTATTGTACCAGTTTCACCAAATGGTTAATTTTTTCGACCAAGAGTCAGACTCGACGCCAGTATCACTCAAGCGTATTCAATGGATAAGATCTTTCAATGATCTTATAGCACCGTATATGTCAAGGAACCCACGGGAGGCGTACTCCAACTACAATGATCTTGATTTGGGTTTTGAAGCTGGTTCTTATGAACAAGCGAGTGTTTGGGGCGAGAGATACTGGAAAAGACGCAACTTTAAGAAGTTGATTAGCATTAAAGCCGTAGTTGATCCGGAGAATTTTTTCAAACACCCGCAAAGCATACCAGTATTCCCAACATATTTAGCGGACATGTGA